TGCGTGCACACGAATAGGGTGCCGACAACACTCTGCTTTCCTGTAAAGGCGAAAATAAGTTTCAGAGTTTGTGGTGGAAGACCAGCAACGATGACACAACGCTACGAAAGCGTGAACACCAGAAACAAAAAACGTGCGACGAGCCCCAGCACAGACTGccgcgccccccccccccaaaaaaaagaggtgcAGCCCACGGAAAAGTATCTCGCGCGCGTCAGAGCAGAAACTCCCGTTAAAGGTCACACAGACAGCAGAGAAGCCAGCACGAACCTTCGCTTTCCAGACATACAACATGACACAACGCGCACTACAACTACAACAACATGGCCAGTCGGTCACAtaaaacgcacacacgacagCAACAACTGTAAACGCCCAtggagcagcgacgaggagaaAACAAGCATGCatacaaagagagagaagagtgAAGCGCGCTTGTGATAATCCAACgtgcctcctccgctctcttttctccccgccagagagagagagagcagcagcagcacagcaaaGACAAGGAGCAAGCTTACAGCATTCAAATTCGTGACGTACACCGTTCAACCGAAAGGGAAAGACTTGGGATGTCGGCCACTGTCTCTGAGTGTGCATATTGGAGGTTGTGCTGGGAGAAGGTGTGCAGCACGTCACCGGAAGGGgaaggtggagggggagggggagggcgacgTCTGCTAAATGCTGCGCCAACGGCGACAAACATGTGCTTGTCGTGGCCCCACTGGCAAATGCGGCGTTAAAGCAGAGAGCGCACATCCCATCACGTGCCAGAAATGTCCTTCATAGCCCCTtccaaaaaaaagagaagcccACCGGAGCGGTCGCAGGGCGACTGAGTGTCGCAGTACTCTCGATGACAAGAACAGAGACGAGGCAGTGAGGGCGAGGGCACGTTCGAGCCGCGCACACAtcaaaaagagagagaaaacaagaaaCACGCCCACCTACAGGCACGTGCACGATGTGCAGCACAGGAGGAAAGGCCACCACGCaagcggcacgcacgcacacgcatacacggagaaagagaggggatgGTACAGAGCCCAAGCGAGAACAAAGCAAGAAAAGGAGCAGTGCGACGCAGGACCTGCACAACGGGCACGCCAACGGGGAGAGACACGTGCGCATCTGCCGCGGCGTGGTCGCATCGAGGGGACGTACGGTATGGGCAGGGGGTGCCGCTCCAAAGGAAACTGCGCATCCGCGCCTGTGCATGGCAGCAAGACACCCATATCATGGGGAAAATCAGCACGAGGGCAAGGGATCGACGACCACGTGCACCAGCAAGAGCCTCAGCTTCACTAAccacagaaagagaagaggcatAGCCTACCGCAAGAAactgcgaaaaaaaaaagcacaacTCGAtcaccccctccacacacctGCATCCagtcttctcccttctcaCTCGAAGTCGTCCACCTCGAAGAGCGGCACGAGCTGCTTTACGCTGCACATGAGGTTTTCATCGACGCACAGGAAGGCCCCGTAGTTGTTGAACTCGCCACAGTAGTTGGGAGCCGAGAAAACGGTCAGGAGTTTTCGCTTCGCGAAGAACTTGTAGCCCTCTTCGGCGACCTGGTGCGCACGGCAGATCAGGTCCAGGTCCAGCGCCTGAGTGATGTTCTCCACCACGTTCTCGCCAAAGGTCCATGAAACGCCGCGGTCGTTCTCGCCAAAGCCGATGATCGGGTCATCGGCGGGGTCCGACCAGAGCAGGTCGCAGATGAGACCGCTATCCGGCACGTCAGATGGCCGCAGAATGCGACGGATTTGATCTAGGCTGTGCAGCTCCGGACTAAGGCCGCCGTGCATGCACAGAATGCGTCCGTCGATGAGACCGGCCACCGGCATGCAGTTGAAGGTGTCAGTAAAGAGTTTCCAGAGCTTTACGCTGTAGCGGCGCTTGCACTCGTCGAAGAAGCCGTAGATGCGattgatgctgctgctctcaTGGTTGCCACGGAGAAGGAAAAAGTTGTTGGGGAAGTTCAGCTTGTAGGCGAGCAGCAGACAAACGGTTTCTAGCGACTGCTCGCCACGGTCAACGTAGTCGCCGAGGAAGATGTAGTTACTATCTGGCGGGTAGCCGCCAAGTtcgaagaggcgcagcaggtcgTGATATTGTCCGTGCACATCACCGCACACGTTCACCGGGGCCTCTATCTCAATCAGCATCGGCTGTGACATGAATAACTTTCGCGACTCCATCACGAGGTAcaccacctcttcctccgtcATCTCCCCCGTCGCGAACTCCCGCGGGTCGGAgatgctgctactgctgcggCCTCGAGTGTGGCCGGTGCGATTGGCCGAATCTGCCTTGGGTGCcccagccgcagccgcagctgccgtctcTGCCTGGAAGGCCTTCAGCCGCGACTGCCTTGCAAAAGACGAGAGAGGGCTATTTGCATCTCGTTTCGGTGCGGCCGTGTTGTGGGCCgggttcagcagcagcttaCCGATAATGACCTCTACCTTCGAAAGCCCAACCATTGTCTCGCAGCTCGACTAGAATTATGGCACCTACAGGCTGCTCAGTGTTGCACGTGCACGAGTGCGACAATTCGCGGATCGCCACCAGCACTTTAccaagagagaaaaaaaaatgaggcGTCGGCGATTAATAGCCACTTAACAAGGCTGACGGGGCAGATGCATGCACCGGGTGAGTGCGCATGCAGCGTTGACGGCAGAGTACAGCATGGCGAAGCAGCCGAGCAGAAAGAAGGCAGCGTAAAAGAGGGTATTGATGGTCGTCAGCAGAAGAGTGCGCaagggaagggaaaggggtgggggcacaGGAAGGGGCGCATGCTTAGTCGCGTCGATTTTTGGcatcttcctcctctcctcagCGACGTGAGCAGGAAAGTGCTACGGCAACGTACATCATTTGTTCGCccctatatatatatatatagatacatatgtgcgtgtgtgtatgtgcgagACAGCCATGCAAAGGTGTGGCGGAGTTTGTGCTTCGTCGGCAAATTTGGCACGGTGCCCGCTCACCGCCGTGCACCAGTatcgcccctcctccttcgccacccTGCTTCACTGAGCACCCGTAAACCAAATATCCGTCCACATCCAACAATATGGCGGGAGACGAGACGcagagaaaggagaaggcATCATACGTAATCCGCTGTGAAAGGACCGCCACGGAGGGAGCGGCATATCACGGCCTGCGCCACAGCaggcgcctctctccctctctcttttcttttcagcacccttctcttccctccgCATCGCTGCCCTTTGCCGCGCGTTGTTCGCTCCCTCCAGTGATTTCAaggggcgcgcgcgcacacggagGGGTGCCTGCGTTGCACAGAGATTTCTGTTGCCCCAAAGGCAGAGGGCGCACACAACGATCAcgctctccctttcctcaTTTGGCGCTACGCCCTGTCGGCAGGGGTCCAGTTCTTTATGGAGATGCCTTCCACCACGTTTGAGCACCGGGCACCGCGACCGACCAGCATCGCCGCGCATTCTATCACCCCTGACACCAGTGACGGGTAGGCGGGGTTGTGCTTAAGCATCGTGTACACGGACTCGTTTTTGAGAATCGGCAGCGAGGCCACCTCCACGACGGAGCCGGCATGCGGCCCcacggcac
This DNA window, taken from Leishmania infantum JPCM5 genome chromosome 31, encodes the following:
- a CDS encoding putative serine/threonine protein phosphatase pp1(5.9), whose protein sequence is MVGLSKVEVIIGKLLLNPAHNTAAPKRDANSPLSSFARQSRLKAFQAETAAAAAAGAPKADSANRTGHTRGRSSSSISDPREFATGEMTEEEVVYLVMESRKLFMSQPMLIEIEAPVNVCGDVHGQYHDLLRLFELGGYPPDSNYIFLGDYVDRGEQSLETVCLLLAYKLNFPNNFFLLRGNHESSSINRIYGFFDECKRRYSVKLWKLFTDTFNCMPVAGLIDGRILCMHGGLSPELHSLDQIRRILRPSDVPDSGLICDLLWSDPADDPIIGFGENDRGVSWTFGENVVENITQALDLDLICRAHQVAEEGYKFFAKRKLLTVFSAPNYCGEFNNYGAFLCVDENLMCSVKQLVPLFEVDDFE